From the genome of Leguminivora glycinivorella isolate SPB_JAAS2020 chromosome Z, LegGlyc_1.1, whole genome shotgun sequence, one region includes:
- the LOC125241681 gene encoding pancreas transcription factor 1 subunit alpha isoform X1, whose protein sequence is MSGARTQIADSSTSPPLSDSRRVEYTGMKFSYADGSDDEAPLNAELPSCVYAAARSRLQLPLAAYVHQHTRQLHSEVLLEASTEPEYQCGGSPYRVQRAAANVRERRRMLRSGPNGSINSAFDELRVHVPTFPYEKRLSKIDTLRLAIAYIALLREVLDADYDPLTYVEKCLRGEIKAERAHWNTSDLTARLSWINWENLGVNPQRRSVLTSLALGSDNMQYSHN, encoded by the exons ATGTCAGGAGCCAGGACGCAGATTGCAGACTCATCAACTTCGCCGCCCTTAAG CGACAGTCGGCGGGTGGAGTACACAGGCATGAAATTTTCCTACGCGGACGGGTCCGACGACGAGGCGCCTCTGAACGCCGAGCTGCCGTCGTGCGTGTACGCTGCGGCTCGCAGCCGGCTCCAGCTACCGCTGGCCGCCTACGTGCACCAGCACACCAGACAGCTGCACTCTG AAGTCCTGCTGGAGGCGTCGACGGAGCCCGAGTACCAGTGCGGCGGCTCGCCGTACCGCGTGCAGCGCGCCGCGGCCAACGTGCGCGAGCGAAGACGGATGCTGAGGTCCGGCCCCAATGG CAGTATAAACTCGGCGTTCGACGAGCTGCGCGTGCACGTGCCGACGTTCCCCTACGAGAAGCGGCTCAGCAAGATCGACACGCTGCGCCTCGCCATCGCCTACATCGCTCTACTCAGGGAG gTCTTGGACGCTGATTATGATCCATTAACATACGTGGAGAAATGCTTGAGAGGAGAGATCAAAGCAGAGAGAGCGCATTGGAATACAAGTG ATCTGACAGCAAGGCTGTCGTGGATCAACTGGGAGAACCTGGGCGTTAACCCGCAGCGCCGCAGCGTCCTGACGTCACTAGCTCTGGGCTCGGACAATATGCAGTATTCACATAATTGA
- the LOC125241312 gene encoding juvenile hormone esterase-like, with translation MCGRWYFLLLSLFSKVASREVWVNVKQGTLLGLQEATIFEGKRFCAFYKVPYAQPPIKKLRFKDPVAPKKWVGFWDGTQEFHGACAQPHIVHKHGQYGNEDCLYLNIFTPQILMKATDPLKPVIVWIHGYAFGSSFSHLHGADFLINHDVLFVTVTHRIGPFGFLKINETETHANMGLKDIVMALRWIKRNIRIFAGDSKKVTVMGSGSGATFLSWLLMTKARNLFSKMILQSGALFSASLFSRTNSFELDRLSKELLKHDVKKLTSASTQKIILASQKIYNSVDVINFQRPVVPFSPTIEKKSNKSLITMFPDDFFRHTPNFKFNKPMIVGYNSQESISEIIPFLHNPEYLKMFSGIFKFMVPFSDGCRYNYTSEIYKLVANKIQHKYFKEGISEKAVNEFLSYTSDLYKYPIFKFIKASLKFNSNKVFMYKFNFAGKFNAVKSTALAGARVPVKGAASGDEICYVLKCEPMWERYVHLKNGTSNNNKIMIRQLAEWWANFAKFGEPTPASRPAKYRWPAITLEDDSLMLIGNQSKLVHPLSDKKDCKFWDEIYENHYRSEVCDTTKHDEL, from the coding sequence ATGTGCGGAAGGTggtattttttattactttcgCTGTTTTCTAAAGTTGCGTCACGCGAAGTGTGGGTAAATGTGAAACAAGGAACTCTACTCGGTCTTCAGGAAGCCACAATTTTCGAAGGGAAACGCTTCTGTGCTTTCTACAAAGTTCCTTACGCTCAACctccaataaaaaaattaagattcaAAGATCCCGTGGCTCCAAAGAAGTGGGTAGGCTTTTGGGATGGAACGCAGGAGTTCCACGGGGCTTGCGCACAGCCACATATTGTTCACAAGCATGGTCAGTACGGCAACGAAGACTGCCTCTATCTGAACATATTCACACCGCAAATACTAATGAAGGCTACAGACCCACTGAAGCCGGTGATCGTGTGGATTCATGGCTACGCATTCGGTTCGAGTTTTAGTCATTTACACGGCGCCGATTTCCTCATAAACCATGATGTTTTATTTGTAACTGTCACACATAGAATAGGACCTTTCGGATTCCTAAAAATCAACGAGACTGAGACCCATGCTAACATGGGACTTAAAGATATAGTGATGGCCTTACGGTGGATAAAGAGAAATATAAGGATCTTTGCCGGTGACAGCAAGAAAGTGACGGTCATGGGTAGCGGATCCGGAGCTACTTTCCTGTCTTGGCTACTAATGACAAAGGCACGTAATCTCTTTTCAAAGATGATTCTACAGAGTGGAGCATTATTTTCTGCGTCGCTTTTTTCACGTACAAACAGTTTTGAACTAGATAGACTGTCCAAGGAGCTACTTAAACATGATGTTAAGAAGTTGACAAGTGCTTCCACTCAGAAAATTATTTTAGCGtcacagaaaatttacaactctGTTGATGTTATTAACTTTCAGAGACCCGTGGTCCCATTCTCGCCTACTATAGAGAAGAAATCAAACAAGTCTTTGATCACGATGTTTCCAGACGATTTTTTTCGGCacacaccaaatttcaagttcaaTAAACCCATGATTGTAGGGTACAATAGCCAAGAGAGTATTTCTGAAATAATACCGTTTTTGCATAATCCTGAGTATTTGAAGATGTTTTCtggtatttttaaattcatggTCCCCTTTTCTGATGGATGTCGCTATAATTATACATCAGAAATATATAAACTAGTAGCAAATAAGATACAGCACAAATATTTCAAGGAGGGTATATCAGAGAAAGCTGTAAACGAGTTTTTGAGTTATACTTCAGATCTTTACAAATATCCTATATTCAAATTTATAAAGGCCTCTTTGAAGTTTAACTCGAACAAAGTGTTCATGTATAAGTTTAACTTTGCTGGGAAATTTAATGCAGTTAAAAGTACTGCTCTAGCTGGAGCCCGGGTCCCAGTAAAAGGCGCAGCCAGTGGAGATGAAATATGTTATGTGCTCAAATGTGAGCCCATGTGGGAACGTTATGTTCATTTGAAAAATGGCACAAGTAACaataacaaaattatgataagacAATTGGCGGAATGGTGGGCCAATTTTGCAAAGTTTGGGGAGCCTACGCCTGCATCTCGCCCAGCGAAGTACCGCTGGCCAGCAATTACTTTAGAAGACGATAGTTTAATGCTAATCGGTAACCAAAGTAAATTAGTGCATCCTTTATCTGATAAAAAAGATTGCAAATTTTGGGATGAAATTTATGAGAACCACTACAGAAGTGAGGTCTGCGATACGACAAAACACGacgaattataa
- the LOC125241681 gene encoding pancreas transcription factor 1 subunit alpha isoform X3 translates to MSGARTQIADSSTSPPLSDSRRVEYTGMKFSYADGSDDEAPLNAELPSCVYAAARSRLQLPLAAYVHQHTRQLHSEVLLEASTEPEYQCGGSPYRVQRAAANVRERRRMLSSINSAFDELRVHVPTFPYEKRLSKIDTLRLAIAYIALLREVLDADYDPLTYVEKCLRGEIKAERAHWNTSDLTARLSWINWENLGVNPQRRSVLTSLALGSDNMQYSHN, encoded by the exons ATGTCAGGAGCCAGGACGCAGATTGCAGACTCATCAACTTCGCCGCCCTTAAG CGACAGTCGGCGGGTGGAGTACACAGGCATGAAATTTTCCTACGCGGACGGGTCCGACGACGAGGCGCCTCTGAACGCCGAGCTGCCGTCGTGCGTGTACGCTGCGGCTCGCAGCCGGCTCCAGCTACCGCTGGCCGCCTACGTGCACCAGCACACCAGACAGCTGCACTCTG AAGTCCTGCTGGAGGCGTCGACGGAGCCCGAGTACCAGTGCGGCGGCTCGCCGTACCGCGTGCAGCGCGCCGCGGCCAACGTGCGCGAGCGAAGACGGATGCTGAG CAGTATAAACTCGGCGTTCGACGAGCTGCGCGTGCACGTGCCGACGTTCCCCTACGAGAAGCGGCTCAGCAAGATCGACACGCTGCGCCTCGCCATCGCCTACATCGCTCTACTCAGGGAG gTCTTGGACGCTGATTATGATCCATTAACATACGTGGAGAAATGCTTGAGAGGAGAGATCAAAGCAGAGAGAGCGCATTGGAATACAAGTG ATCTGACAGCAAGGCTGTCGTGGATCAACTGGGAGAACCTGGGCGTTAACCCGCAGCGCCGCAGCGTCCTGACGTCACTAGCTCTGGGCTCGGACAATATGCAGTATTCACATAATTGA
- the LOC125241681 gene encoding T-cell acute lymphocytic leukemia protein 1 homolog isoform X4, with protein sequence MSGARTQIADSSTSPPLSDSRRVEYTGMKFSYADGSDDEAPLNAELPSCVYAAARSRLQLPLAAYVHQHTRQLHSVLLEASTEPEYQCGGSPYRVQRAAANVRERRRMLSSINSAFDELRVHVPTFPYEKRLSKIDTLRLAIAYIALLREVLDADYDPLTYVEKCLRGEIKAERAHWNTSDLTARLSWINWENLGVNPQRRSVLTSLALGSDNMQYSHN encoded by the exons ATGTCAGGAGCCAGGACGCAGATTGCAGACTCATCAACTTCGCCGCCCTTAAG CGACAGTCGGCGGGTGGAGTACACAGGCATGAAATTTTCCTACGCGGACGGGTCCGACGACGAGGCGCCTCTGAACGCCGAGCTGCCGTCGTGCGTGTACGCTGCGGCTCGCAGCCGGCTCCAGCTACCGCTGGCCGCCTACGTGCACCAGCACACCAGACAGCTGCACTCTG TCCTGCTGGAGGCGTCGACGGAGCCCGAGTACCAGTGCGGCGGCTCGCCGTACCGCGTGCAGCGCGCCGCGGCCAACGTGCGCGAGCGAAGACGGATGCTGAG CAGTATAAACTCGGCGTTCGACGAGCTGCGCGTGCACGTGCCGACGTTCCCCTACGAGAAGCGGCTCAGCAAGATCGACACGCTGCGCCTCGCCATCGCCTACATCGCTCTACTCAGGGAG gTCTTGGACGCTGATTATGATCCATTAACATACGTGGAGAAATGCTTGAGAGGAGAGATCAAAGCAGAGAGAGCGCATTGGAATACAAGTG ATCTGACAGCAAGGCTGTCGTGGATCAACTGGGAGAACCTGGGCGTTAACCCGCAGCGCCGCAGCGTCCTGACGTCACTAGCTCTGGGCTCGGACAATATGCAGTATTCACATAATTGA
- the LOC125241681 gene encoding T-cell acute lymphocytic leukemia protein 1 homolog isoform X2 translates to MSGARTQIADSSTSPPLSDSRRVEYTGMKFSYADGSDDEAPLNAELPSCVYAAARSRLQLPLAAYVHQHTRQLHSVLLEASTEPEYQCGGSPYRVQRAAANVRERRRMLRSGPNGSINSAFDELRVHVPTFPYEKRLSKIDTLRLAIAYIALLREVLDADYDPLTYVEKCLRGEIKAERAHWNTSDLTARLSWINWENLGVNPQRRSVLTSLALGSDNMQYSHN, encoded by the exons ATGTCAGGAGCCAGGACGCAGATTGCAGACTCATCAACTTCGCCGCCCTTAAG CGACAGTCGGCGGGTGGAGTACACAGGCATGAAATTTTCCTACGCGGACGGGTCCGACGACGAGGCGCCTCTGAACGCCGAGCTGCCGTCGTGCGTGTACGCTGCGGCTCGCAGCCGGCTCCAGCTACCGCTGGCCGCCTACGTGCACCAGCACACCAGACAGCTGCACTCTG TCCTGCTGGAGGCGTCGACGGAGCCCGAGTACCAGTGCGGCGGCTCGCCGTACCGCGTGCAGCGCGCCGCGGCCAACGTGCGCGAGCGAAGACGGATGCTGAGGTCCGGCCCCAATGG CAGTATAAACTCGGCGTTCGACGAGCTGCGCGTGCACGTGCCGACGTTCCCCTACGAGAAGCGGCTCAGCAAGATCGACACGCTGCGCCTCGCCATCGCCTACATCGCTCTACTCAGGGAG gTCTTGGACGCTGATTATGATCCATTAACATACGTGGAGAAATGCTTGAGAGGAGAGATCAAAGCAGAGAGAGCGCATTGGAATACAAGTG ATCTGACAGCAAGGCTGTCGTGGATCAACTGGGAGAACCTGGGCGTTAACCCGCAGCGCCGCAGCGTCCTGACGTCACTAGCTCTGGGCTCGGACAATATGCAGTATTCACATAATTGA
- the LOC125241049 gene encoding palmitoyltransferase ZDHHC16 — MAVIKWRLKWREIFPRIRDYFGCKYAQLALTARSLTYNEHMSQSYAVDFMLEPIFWFVDNFASYLGRVFVFCVTVLTTAVVAIAYWVGLPYWWQKSPYTTVFLVIFGNWLLLNIIFHYYMGVATSPGYPPHGSMIAEAASICKKCISPKPPRTHHCSVCDRCVLAMDHHCPWLNNCVGYYNARYFYLYMAYMVAGVTFVIFAGIDIGYQVIWVNDTGGIIPHNDPDLVGHPVRMNQSGVLVPVKVIVEYDSINSPREHELPVPPITETQRIAAHPWKRKAVIFMAFTCVSVLFALGTLVIMHGKNVGRGETSVEAHINASLRKTQADSFRNPYDFGRRKNWKLFLGLTQGRTFARHVLLPSRHAPAGSGLTWHTVHDTAEDWP; from the exons ATGGCAGTCATTAAATGGAGGTTGAAGTGGCGAGAAATCTTCCCAAGAATAAG GGATTATTTTGGGTGCAAGTACGCTCAACTGGCACTGACGGCTCGCTCTCTGACGTATAATGAACACATGAGCCAAAGCTATGCTGTAGATTTTATGTTAGAACCTATATTTTGGTTTGTTGACAATTTTGCCAGTTATTTGGGAAGA GTGTTTGTGTTCTGTGTAACAGTACTGACCACTGCCGTTGTGGCCATAGCATACTGGGTCGGGCTTCCATACTGGTGGCAAAAATCTCCATACACTACTGTATTCCTGGTCATCTTTGGCAACTGGCTTTTGCTCAATATTATTTTCCATTACTATATGGGTGTGGCTACGTCTCCAGGATATCCTCCGCAT GGTTCAATGATAGCAGAAGCTGCTAGTATCTGCAAGAAATGTATATCTCCGAAGCCGCCTCGGACGCACCACTGCTCGGTGTGCGACCGCTGCGTGCTGGCCATGGACCACCACTGTCCGTGGCTCAACAACTGCGTGGGATACTACAACGCGCGCTACTTCTATCTGTACATGGCGTATATGGTAGCGGGCGTCACGTTTGTTATTTTTGCCGGTATCGATATAGGATACCAAGTCATATGGGTGAATGACACGG gtGGAATCATACCACACAACGACCCTGACCTCGTCGGGCACCCGGTCCGGATGAACCAGAGCGGAGTGTTAGTACCAGTTAAAGTCATAGTCGAGTACGACTCCATCAACTCGCCGCGCGAACACGAGCTGCCCGTGCCGCCCATAACCGAGACGCAGCGCATCGCCGCGCACCCCTGGAAGAGGAAAGCTGTCATATTCATGGCCTTCACCTGTGTGTCTGTATTATTCGCTCTAGGAACATTAGTTATCATGCACGGAAAAAACGTGGGCAGGGGCGAGACGAGCGTGGAAGCTCATATCAACGCGTCCCTAAGAAAAACGCAGGCTGACTCGTTTAGGAACCCTTACGATTTTGGGCGGAGGAAAAATTGGAAGTTGTTCCTCGGGCTGACGCAGGGCCGGACGTTCGCGCGGCACGTCCTGCTGCCGTCGCGGCACGCGCCCGCTGGCTCGGGGCTCACGTGGCACACCGTGCACGACACAGCAGAAGACTGGCCGTGA